In Syntrophorhabdaceae bacterium, a genomic segment contains:
- the pstA gene encoding phosphate ABC transporter permease PstA codes for MNAAEKIDEVEIPHKIIPFPTPIKVKEKNIINSNKPVKMRIIKDKIFKYLVILFSIISFLPLLLILFHITKNGISVINWSFLTEMPRPIGESGGGVFNSIIGSLMLILLSSIISIPLGITAGIYLAEKSKGKLANTINLCIVVLQGTPSIVIGIITYLWVVAPLGGFSALSGGIALSIMMLPVIIKSTEETLKLIPYHLKEASLALGVPYYKTILKVILPTGLSGILTGILLSVARITGETAPLLFTAFGNQFLNYNILKPIDSLPYRIFYYAMSPYPEWHTAAWGASFILVVIVLVFNIIARGVSAKWKVQF; via the coding sequence GTGAACGCAGCAGAAAAGATTGATGAGGTGGAGATACCACATAAGATAATCCCTTTTCCCACCCCTATAAAGGTAAAGGAGAAAAATATCATAAACAGTAATAAACCGGTTAAGATGAGGATAATTAAAGACAAGATCTTTAAATATCTTGTCATACTTTTTTCCATCATCAGCTTTCTGCCCCTTCTACTGATTTTGTTCCATATTACAAAAAACGGTATTTCTGTTATAAACTGGAGTTTTTTAACAGAGATGCCCCGTCCTATAGGGGAAAGCGGTGGTGGGGTATTTAATTCCATCATAGGTTCTTTAATGCTTATACTACTATCCAGCATCATCTCCATACCACTTGGCATCACCGCAGGTATATACCTTGCGGAAAAGAGTAAAGGAAAGCTGGCAAATACCATAAATCTCTGCATAGTTGTCCTTCAGGGCACACCATCTATAGTCATAGGTATAATCACATATCTGTGGGTTGTGGCACCCCTTGGGGGATTTTCAGCATTGTCAGGAGGCATTGCATTGAGTATCATGATGCTTCCTGTCATTATTAAATCAACAGAAGAGACCTTGAAGCTCATCCCATACCATCTGAAAGAGGCATCCCTTGCCCTCGGTGTCCCCTATTACAAGACCATACTTAAGGTCATCCTGCCTACAGGACTAAGCGGTATACTAACGGGTATACTGTTGAGTGTGGCAAGGATTACAGGTGAGACAGCACCTCTACTTTTTACTGCATTCGGTAATCAGTTTTTAAACTATAATATATTAAAACCCATAGATTCTCTACCATACAGGATATTCTATTATGCCATGAGCCCTTATCCTGAATGGCATACTGCTGCCTGGGGCGCATCGTTTATTCTTGTGGTCATTGTTCTTGTATTCAATATCATTGCAAGGGGTGTATCTGCCAAATGGAAAGTTCAATTTTAA
- the pstB gene encoding phosphate ABC transporter ATP-binding protein PstB, whose translation MESSILKVDDFSAFFGENQILKNINIETLPNKVTALMGPSGCGKTTLIRCINRMHELIPDARVSGKIYLKDADIYMMEPIVLRRKIGMVFQKPNPFPMMSIYDNVIAGYKLNGIKLKRDESDSIVERSLRSAALWDEVKDSLHRKGTFLSGGQQQRLCIARALAMNPEILLLDEPTSALDPKSTSHIEELIVELKENVTMLLVTHNIAQAARVSDFTAFIYLGELIEYGPTEKMFTVPKDKRTEEYLTGKFG comes from the coding sequence ATGGAAAGTTCAATTTTAAAAGTAGATGATTTCTCTGCGTTTTTTGGAGAAAATCAAATCTTAAAGAATATCAATATCGAGACCTTACCTAATAAGGTTACGGCCCTTATGGGCCCTTCAGGGTGTGGGAAGACAACCTTGATAAGATGTATCAATAGGATGCATGAATTAATCCCGGATGCAAGGGTTTCAGGTAAGATCTATCTTAAAGATGCGGATATATATATGATGGAGCCTATAGTCTTGAGAAGGAAGATAGGCATGGTTTTTCAGAAACCCAATCCATTCCCCATGATGAGCATATACGATAATGTAATAGCCGGTTATAAACTCAATGGTATCAAATTAAAAAGAGATGAATCTGATAGTATTGTGGAACGTTCCTTAAGGAGTGCTGCCCTCTGGGATGAGGTCAAAGATTCCCTCCACAGAAAAGGGACGTTTCTCTCAGGTGGACAACAGCAGAGACTTTGTATTGCCCGTGCCCTTGCCATGAATCCTGAGATATTGCTCCTTGATGAACCTACATCTGCCCTTGATCCAAAATCCACATCCCATATAGAAGAGTTGATAGTGGAATTAAAGGAGAATGTCACCATGCTTCTTGTGACCCATAATATTGCCCAGGCAGCAAGGGTATCGGATTTTACTGCCTTTATATATTTAGGTGAACTCATAGAATATGGCCCTACAGAAAAGATGTTCACTGTTCCAAAGGACAAAAGAACTGAGGAATATCTAACAGGGAAATTCGGTTAA
- the ispG gene encoding flavodoxin-dependent (E)-4-hydroxy-3-methylbut-2-enyl-diphosphate synthase: MVKRKKTRQIHIGNVSIGGGSPVVVQSMLKTNPENLDEALKQTLELKKAGCELVRIALPYEDTCKIIPFLKKETDVPLIGDVHFNYKIAIKAMESGIDAIRINPGTINNIHKVKDIVQVAIQTKTPLRIGVNVGSLEKRILKKYQHPNADAMVESALYYIKMIEDMGWQELKVSLKASDVMDTISAYEKFSKKSDYPLHIGITEAGPIFSGAIKSSIGIGILLYKGIGDTIRVSLTGNPVYEVIAAYHILRNLGIRNRGINIISCPTCGRCRTKIMDLVNEFEKEVAYFSENINVAIMGCEVNGPGEAKEADIGIAFGHDRATLFAKGKIIKTGIPKEMAGDILKEEIYNIITKG; encoded by the coding sequence ATGGTAAAAAGAAAAAAGACAAGGCAGATACACATAGGTAATGTTTCCATCGGTGGTGGCAGTCCTGTTGTTGTCCAATCTATGCTCAAGACAAATCCTGAAAATCTCGATGAGGCCTTGAAACAAACCCTGGAGCTTAAAAAGGCAGGGTGCGAGCTTGTGAGGATTGCCTTACCCTACGAAGACACATGCAAGATTATCCCTTTTCTAAAAAAAGAGACGGACGTCCCTTTAATCGGTGATGTTCATTTCAATTACAAGATAGCCATAAAGGCCATGGAGTCAGGGATTGATGCCATAAGGATAAACCCGGGAACGATAAACAATATCCATAAAGTCAAAGATATAGTCCAGGTGGCAATACAGACAAAGACCCCTTTGAGGATAGGTGTAAATGTAGGCTCCCTTGAAAAGAGGATATTGAAGAAATATCAACATCCGAATGCAGATGCCATGGTGGAAAGTGCCCTGTATTATATCAAGATGATAGAAGACATGGGATGGCAGGAATTAAAGGTATCACTAAAGGCATCTGATGTCATGGATACCATATCTGCCTATGAAAAATTTTCAAAGAAATCCGATTATCCACTCCATATAGGCATAACCGAAGCAGGACCCATCTTTTCAGGTGCCATAAAATCATCTATAGGCATAGGGATTTTGCTTTATAAAGGTATAGGAGATACCATAAGGGTGTCCTTAACAGGCAATCCTGTTTATGAGGTAATAGCAGCATATCATATACTCCGTAATCTTGGCATAAGAAATAGAGGTATCAATATAATCTCATGTCCTACTTGTGGTAGATGCAGGACAAAGATTATGGATCTCGTAAATGAGTTCGAGAAAGAGGTTGCCTATTTTAGCGAGAATATCAATGTGGCCATTATGGGATGCGAAGTAAACGGCCCTGGAGAGGCAAAGGAGGCAGATATTGGTATTGCCTTTGGTCATGACAGGGCAACTTTATTTGCCAAAGGCAAGATAATAAAAACAGGCATACCAAAAGAGATGGCAGGGGATATTTTAAAAGAGGAGATATACAATATCATTACAAAAGGGTAG
- the der gene encoding ribosome biogenesis GTPase Der: MKPIICIVGRPNVGKSTLFNRILGYKKAITEDTPGVTRDRNYGEFEYYGDRYILVDTGGFESTKEDSLPKEVRKQIELSLNESEAIIFLLDGKEGLCPEDMNIYERLRRFNKPIFCAVNKIDSDKRETSVSEFYEFGVERIYPLSSLHGMGIDDLLEDIRKEIKSRINKDTVVEKGRIEEEQKGGKDYIRIAFVGRPNTGKSSIVNKIIGSERMIVSDIPGTTRDAIDTEMEFMDRKIILIDTAGLRKKSRISMKVEEYSVSRAIKTVERADVVNLVIDAKEGVGHQDGSIAHLIESRGRGLCIVINKWDLVKGEIKEKRYREMVMEKIPHVSYCPVVFTSAKTGMNIDMIIDQDLFIYEELKKRIPTPEINRCFDAITSQANLTYIKGKAVKIYYIHQQKTKPPTFILFSNHPELIPEHYKRYIENALRREYGFIGAPIRLIFKKKR; the protein is encoded by the coding sequence ATGAAACCGATAATTTGCATAGTAGGTAGGCCAAATGTAGGAAAATCAACACTTTTTAACAGGATATTGGGTTACAAAAAGGCCATAACAGAAGACACCCCCGGTGTAACCAGGGATAGAAATTACGGTGAATTCGAATATTATGGAGATAGATATATACTTGTTGATACAGGCGGTTTTGAATCAACAAAAGAAGATAGCCTCCCAAAAGAAGTAAGAAAACAGATAGAGTTATCTTTAAATGAGTCAGAGGCAATTATTTTTTTACTGGATGGAAAAGAAGGGCTCTGTCCTGAAGACATGAACATCTATGAAAGGTTAAGAAGATTTAATAAACCCATATTTTGTGCTGTTAATAAGATAGATTCCGATAAAAGAGAGACCTCGGTTAGTGAGTTTTATGAGTTTGGAGTTGAAAGAATATATCCTTTAAGTTCACTGCACGGTATGGGCATAGATGACCTCCTTGAGGATATAAGAAAAGAGATAAAAAGCCGAATAAATAAAGATACTGTTGTAGAAAAAGGTCGTATAGAAGAAGAACAAAAAGGTGGAAAAGACTACATAAGGATTGCATTTGTAGGTAGGCCTAATACTGGCAAATCATCTATTGTGAATAAGATAATCGGCTCAGAGCGTATGATTGTAAGTGATATCCCTGGAACGACAAGGGATGCCATAGACACAGAGATGGAGTTTATGGATAGAAAGATCATCCTCATAGATACAGCAGGTTTGAGAAAGAAAAGCAGGATATCCATGAAGGTGGAGGAATATTCTGTTTCAAGGGCAATCAAGACTGTTGAAAGGGCAGACGTGGTAAACCTGGTGATAGATGCCAAAGAAGGGGTAGGGCACCAGGATGGCAGTATAGCACATTTGATAGAATCAAGGGGCAGGGGTCTATGTATAGTCATCAACAAATGGGATCTTGTAAAAGGGGAGATAAAAGAAAAGAGATACAGGGAGATGGTAATGGAAAAGATACCCCATGTCTCATACTGTCCTGTGGTGTTTACTTCTGCCAAAACAGGTATGAATATAGACATGATTATAGACCAGGACCTTTTTATTTATGAAGAGCTGAAAAAGAGGATTCCAACCCCTGAAATCAATAGATGCTTTGATGCCATAACCAGTCAGGCCAATCTCACATACATAAAGGGTAAGGCAGTAAAGATCTATTATATCCATCAACAAAAGACAAAACCACCCACTTTTATACTTTTTTCCAATCATCCCGAGCTTATCCCCGAACATTACAAAAGATATATAGAGAATGCATTGAGAAGGGAGTATGGTTTTATTGGTGCACCTATAAGATTGATCTTTAAGAAAAAGAGATGA